Proteins encoded by one window of Candidatus Hydrogenedentota bacterium:
- a CDS encoding shikimate dehydrogenase, producing the protein MENTHAYKIASPSIDTSTQLCAVIGNPVGHSLSPSIHNAAFQAKGLNYVYLAFAVDALAECMAGMRALPGFRGMSVTIPHKIAIMKYMDEITPLAQKVGCVNTVIHEKGRLVGTITDGLGTLRAFERAGVSLDGKSILFAGTGGAARAVAFALAETCTPKKLIILGRTPSRIEKLANDLRALNRVTIEEGNFENMAAQRAAEAEIIIHATPAGMYGHSEGDSIIPRSWLHSGQVVFDMVYRPKETQLLQDAQEAGCQIILGLEMLLYQAALQFELWTDCEAPETVMRQALLHALDPNAAMQLQSRFQS; encoded by the coding sequence AATCGCATCTCCGAGCATAGACACCTCAACACAACTTTGTGCCGTAATCGGTAATCCCGTGGGTCATTCCTTGTCTCCTTCCATCCACAACGCGGCCTTCCAAGCAAAGGGTCTCAATTATGTGTACCTCGCTTTTGCCGTTGATGCCTTGGCCGAGTGTATGGCTGGCATGCGCGCCCTTCCCGGTTTCCGCGGCATGAGCGTCACAATCCCCCACAAAATAGCCATCATGAAATACATGGATGAAATTACGCCTTTGGCGCAAAAAGTGGGGTGTGTCAATACCGTTATCCATGAAAAGGGCCGTCTCGTAGGTACCATTACCGACGGGCTCGGCACGCTGCGCGCTTTTGAGCGTGCCGGCGTATCGTTGGACGGCAAATCCATTCTTTTTGCCGGTACCGGCGGCGCAGCACGGGCTGTGGCTTTTGCCTTGGCAGAAACGTGTACGCCCAAGAAACTTATAATTCTCGGGCGAACCCCTTCCCGAATCGAAAAACTCGCCAACGACCTTCGCGCCCTCAATCGTGTGACCATCGAAGAGGGTAATTTCGAAAACATGGCGGCACAACGCGCCGCTGAAGCAGAAATCATCATCCACGCGACCCCTGCCGGTATGTACGGACATTCAGAAGGCGATAGTATTATCCCCCGGTCGTGGCTCCATTCGGGACAAGTCGTTTTTGATATGGTCTATCGCCCCAAAGAAACGCAACTGCTACAAGATGCGCAAGAGGCGGGATGCCAGATTATTTTGGGACTTGAAATGCTTTTGTATCAAGCAGCGCTCCAATTTGAATTGTGGACGGACTGTGAGGCTCCGGAAACAGTTATGCGGCAGGCACTCCTTCACGCATTGGACCCGAACGCAGCAATGCAATTACAGTCTCGCTTCCAATCTTAA